From one Humulus lupulus chromosome 8, drHumLupu1.1, whole genome shotgun sequence genomic stretch:
- the LOC133795488 gene encoding uncharacterized protein LOC133795488: MASAREKRLLQLNELEELRNEAYENAKIYKERTKLWHDKNLVRKEFQPGQQVLLFNSRLKLFPGKLKSRWSGPYTVVKVFPYGSVEVASEKSGNFKVNGQRLKPYLGGHFDQAKSVILLSSQ; this comes from the coding sequence ATGGCATCGGCGAGAGAGAAAAGATTGCTGCAGTTGAATGAGCTAGAGGAGCTCAGGAATGAGGCATATGAGAATGCCAAAATTTACAAGGAACGGACTAAGTTGTGGCATGACAAGAACCTGGTTCGGAAGGAATTTCAACCGGGTCAGCAAGTATTACTATTTAATTCAAGGTTGAAATTGTTTCCAGGCAAGCTAAAATCGAGGTGGTCCGGGCCCTACACTGTTGTTAAAGTATTCCCTTACGGCTCAGTTGAGGTAGCTAGTGAAAAGAGTGGTAATTTTAAGGTGAATGGGCAAAGATTGAAGCCCTACTTGGGTGGTCATTTTGATCAGGCCAAGTCTGTCATCCTCTTGTCGTCGCAGTGA
- the LOC133797437 gene encoding transcription factor MYC2-like yields MEDLMISPSSPSSLVSLSHEATVLQQRLQLLLQSLTDWWAYAIFWQTSNDDAGRLFLKWGDGHFHGLKHSTSSQAPFSGALHVERRRILKDIQSLVRNDNVENHITDDVTTPNNGTDITDAEWFYVMSLSRSFFAGEGVPGKALSSGSLVWLTGGHELQFYNCDRANDAHLHGIETLVCIPTSCGVLELGSSEIIGENWGLVQQAKSLFGTDPNPIQFLRRNLSFADIGITAGVREEDDTNNHSTKETTTLALMKTARKEVLHGLNSIYPESDHSDSISDCPLVVADVNKRLPKKRGRKPGLGRDTPLNHVEAERQRREKLNNRFYALRAVVPNVSRMDKASLLSDAVSYIDELKTKINDLESQLVQRDQTNNNHNKRVKIEMADNSLDNQSTTTSVDQTRPNNSNNSSGSPSADEDGGAGIELDVKIVGTDAMIRVQSENENYPAARLMGALRELEFQIHHASVSTINDLMLQDVVVKVADQRMRNDHHALKAAILARF; encoded by the coding sequence ATGGAAGACTTGATGATTTCTCCGTCTTCTCCATCGTCTCTAGTCTCGTTATCCCATGAAGCTACAGTCCTTCAACAGAGGCTTCAACTCTTGCTCCAGAGCCTGACCGACTGGTGGGCCTATGCTATTTTCTGGCAGACCTCAAACGACGACGCCGGCCGACTCTTCTTAAAATGGGGAGACGGCCACTTCCATGGCCTCAAACACTCCACTTCCTCCCAAGCCCCCTTCTCTGGTGCCTTACACGTCGAGCGCCGGAGAATACTCAAGGACATCCAATCCCTCGTCAGAAACGACAACGTCGAAAACCACATCACCGATGACGTCACCACCCCAAACAACGGTACGGACATCACCGACGCCGAGTGGTTCTACGTTATGTCGTTGAGTCGATCTTTCTTTGCCGGAGAAGGTGTTCCAGGCAAGGCCTTAAGTTCTGGTTCTTTGGTTTGGTTGACAGGCGGCCATGAGCTTCAGTTCTATAACTGCGACCGCGCAAACGATGCTCATCTTCACGGGATCGAGACTTTGGTCTGTATTCCAACCTCTTGTGGGGTTCTAGAACTGGGCTCCTCCGAAATCATTGGGGAGAACTGGGGTTTAGTCCAACAAGCTAAGTCCTTGTTCGGGACGGATCCAAACCCTATACAGTTCCTACGCCGGAATCTTTCTTTCGCTGACATTGGGATCACAGCCGGAGTAAGAGAAGAAGACGACACAAATAACCACAGTACAAAAGAAACGACGACGTTAGCGTTGATGAAGACGGCGAGAAAGGAAGTGCTGCACGGTCTGAATAGCATCTATCCGGAGTCGGATCACTCTGATTCGATTTCGGACTGTCCGTTAGTGGTGGCTGACGTCAACAAACGTCTACCAAAGAAGCGTGGACGGAAGCCGGGTCTGGGGCGGGATACGCCGTTGAACCACGTGGAGGCGGAGAGGCAGCGGCGTGAGAAGCTGAACAACCGGTTCTACGCGCTCCGGGCGGTGGTCCCAAACGTTTCGAGGATGGACAAGGCATCGCTCTTATCAGACGCCGTTTCGTACATAGACGAGCTCAAAACAAAGATCAACGACTTGGAGTCTCAACTGGTCCAAAGGGATCAaacaaataataatcataataagaGAGTGAAGATTGAAATGGCCGATAACAGCTTGGACAACCAGAGCACCACCACGTCCGTCGACCAAACACGGCCTAATAATTCCAACAACTCCTCCGGATCCCCCTCGGCCGACGAAGACGGTGGCGCGGGAATCGAGCTGGATGTTAAGATAGTTGGTACGGATGCGATGATTAGGGTTCAGTCAGAGAATGAGAATTACCCGGCGGCGAGGCTAATGGGTGCCTTACGTGAGCTTGAGTTTCAGATCCACCACGCCAGTGTGTCAACCATTAACGATCTTATGCTTCAGGACGTTGTGGTCAAGGTTGCCGATCAAAGAATGAGAAATGACCACCATGCTCTCAAAGCTGCCATTCTCGctagattttaa